Proteins from one Malaya genurostris strain Urasoe2022 chromosome 2, Malgen_1.1, whole genome shotgun sequence genomic window:
- the LOC131429349 gene encoding replication factor C subunit 4, whose product MQAFLKTGKISETPFNTGTDGQLMEKRSKTNSVPWVEKYRPKCVDDVVEQGEVVAVLRECLATAVDLPNLLLYGPPGTGKTSTILAAARQLFGDMFKERILELNASDDRGIAIIRNKVKTFAQLTASGTRTDGKPCPPFKIVILDEADAMTHAAQAALRRTMEKETKTTRFCLVCNYVSRIIEPITSRCTKFRFKPLGDDKIIERLRYICEQENVDVDDQAYRDIVDISGGDLRRAITTLQSCHRLKGKEAKIEHTDILEMSGVVPPHYLNDFISVCKTANYSKLEDYVKNLTHEAYSVGQLFEQMTDFVIMHDGLNDKQKSVICDKLGECCFRLQGGGSEYIQIMDLGCVTIQALQSN is encoded by the exons ATGCAAGCATTTTTGAAAACTGGTAAGATTTCTGAAACACCTTTCAACACCGGTACCGATGGACAGCTGATGGAAAAACGCAGTAAAACAAATTCTGTTCCTTGGGTCGAAAAATA TCGACCAAAATGCGTTGACGATGTTGTGGAGCAGGGTGAGGTGGTTGCTGTACTCAGAGAATGTTTAGCGACAGCCGTTGATTTACCGAATTTACTACTGTACGGACCACCTGGTACTGGTAAAACTAGTACTATTCTAGCTGCGGCTCGTCAGCTTTTTGGGGACATGTTTAAAGAGCGTATACTAGAATTAAATGCATCTGATGATCGTGGGATAGCGATCATAAGAAACAAAGTAAAAACTTTCGCTCAACTAACGGCCAGTGGAACAAGAACCGATGGCAAGCCATGTCCACCGTTCAAAATTGTTATTCTTGATGAAGCTGATGCTATGACCCACGCTGCTCAGGCCGCTTTGCGTAGAACTATGGAAAAGGAAACGAAAACAACTCGATTTTGTTTGGTGTGTAATTACGTTTCAAGAATCATCGAACCCATTACATCCCGCTGTACTAAGTTTCGTTTTAAACCTCTTGGTGACGATAAGATAATTGAACGACTACGATATATTTGCGAGCAAGAGAATGTCGATGTCGATGACCAGGCTTATCGCGATATAGTGGACATTTCTGGCGGTGATTTGCGACGAGCAATTACCACACTTCAATCTTGCCATAGGTTAAAGGGGAAGGAAGCAAAAATTGAACACACCGATATTCTGGAAATGTCCGGTGTCGTACCACCACATTATCTAAATGATTTCATCTCAGTCTGTAAAACTGCTAACTATAGCAAACTGGAAGATTACGTAAAGAACTTAACGCACGAAGCGTATAGCGTTGGGCAATTGTTTGAGCAGATGACGGATTTTGTCATTATGCATGACGGACTGAACGATAAGCAGAAGAGTGTTATTTGTGACAAATTAGGA GAGTGCTGTTTCCGTTTACAGGGTGGTGGATCGGAGTATATACAAATTATGGATTTAGGTTGTGTCACTATTCAGGCTCTTCAAAGTAACTGA
- the LOC131432353 gene encoding high mobility group protein D-like yields the protein MAEKPKRPLSAYMLWLSSAREQIKKENPGIKVTEIAKKGGELWRAMKDKSEWENKAAKQKDQYNKLVHEFEQNGGSKDAGKKKSKTAKKAAPKKGKKNDDDDDDDDSGEESD from the exons ATGGCTGAAAAACCGAAACGTCCTCTGTCCGCCTACATGTTGTGGTTGAGCTCTGCCCGCGAACAGATAAAGAAGGAGAACCCCGGTATCAAGGTGACAGAGATCGCTAAGAAGGGCGGTGAGCTATGGAGAGCAATGAAGGATAAGAGC GAATGGGAGAACAAGGCCGCCAAGCAAAAGGATCAGTATAACAAACTTGTCCATGAGTTCGAGCAGAATGGTGGCAGCAAGGACGCCGGTAAGAAAAAGAGTAAGACTGCAAAGAAGGCTGCacctaagaaaggcaaaaagaatgacgatgatgacgacgacgacgactccGGCGAGGAAAGTGATTGA
- the LOC131429409 gene encoding high mobility group protein D-like, with protein sequence MAEKPKRPLSAYMLWLSSAREQIKKENPGIKVTEIAKKGGELWRAMKDKSEWENKAAKQKDQYNKLVQEFEQNGGSKDAGKKKSKTAKKAAPKKGKKNDDDDDDDDSGEESD encoded by the exons ATGGCTGAAAAACCGAAACGTCCTCTGTCCGCCTACATGTTGTGGTTGAGCTCTGCCCGTGAACAGATAAAGAAGGAGAACCCCGGTATCAAGGTGACAGAGATCGCTAAGAAGGGCGGTGAGCTATGGAGAGCAATGAAGGACAAGAGC GAATGGGAGAACAAGGCCGCCAAGCAAAAGGATCAGTATAACAAACTTGTTCAGGAGTTCGAGCAGAATGGTGGCAGCAAGGACGCCGGTAAGAAAAAGAGTAAGACTGCAAAGAAGGCTGCacctaagaaaggcaaaaagaatgacgatgatgacgacgacgacgactccGGCGAGGAAAGTGATTGA